The Ursus arctos isolate Adak ecotype North America unplaced genomic scaffold, UrsArc2.0 scaffold_25, whole genome shotgun sequence DNA segment TTTGGATTTGATTCCCCGCACATGAAGTTGTACTAGGGTTCTGGCAGGAAACAGAATTAACTACCACTCAAGGGAGTAACTGAAGAGTTTAACTGGCGAGATTCCTGGGCTAGCGACAGTGAGGTGCAGTTACTAGGAGATCTGAAGGGATGAATGGAAGCTGCTGGAACCTAGAGAGCACATGCTGTTCCATCAGGGGCTGCGGCCTTGGGTGGAGGAACACAGCCACAGCCCCCCATAGCCCTGCACAGCCCAGCAGGAGGAGGGCCAGGGAGCCCACTGTTGCACCCGTACGGGGCGGCGGCTTGGGGCCTGCACAGAGCGGGCGGGAAAGGGCACGGCGGATCTGCAGGGCCAGGTGAAAGCTCTCTGGCAAAGCCGTTAAAGCTGGTCCGTCTCTATCACCCCTCACCCAAGATCTGAGTAGACGTTACTGCAGCTGGTTCGTTCCTGTAACGGACAAGCATCAATCATGATCTTCTAAATCATTAACAGAAGCAACACAACACGCACGGTTCTTTCTAGTTTATTGTCTGGTAGAAAGACAGGCTCTTGAACGCTGTATAAACATCTCACAAAGTGCTGCTTCTAGATTACAAAAAGTCAAAGCCAATTTTCTTTGAGATGGGGTCCTTAAATCTGACACTCAAGTCACCATTACTAGAAACAGGAGCTGTTAACAAAGGCATGCTAGGACCTGTTTAAAACCTCTAGCATCTAGAAAGATCCATCTATCCTTCCAATGCCTATGAATGGTGGTAAAAGGAGAAAGCAAGGTCTGCTGTGGATGTTGAATGAGTCTGAGAAGGTTTTCAATGACTCCAAAATCCAGCCTTCAATCTTTCTCTCTAGAGACTCTGAGAAATGaccccctccctgtctccccagctgGCGTTCTACAGTCCTCGTGCACGGCTTTCTGGGAGCTAGGCACTGACTGCACTAGCAGCCTCACCCAGTCTCCTCATGAGGCTTCTTGAAAGGGCTTTTGGTGAAAGAAGCAGCTTTAATTTAGTTACTGCCAATCTTCAGCCCttagaaaagtattttttgtttcaaaaaaaagaggggggcacAGACTACTCTAAGGaattcaacaaggaaataagtaCCTTTTATGAAAAGGATTTTCGAGCTCTCTGAGCTCACAACGTAACGGAAATAACTGAAGCATCTCCACATAAAACAGGACTTACTTCCCAGCAGCTGGGTGGGATCTGTGTACACAGAGCATCAATTTAAAATGCCCTCGGTGGAAACAGCAATTGTGCAGAAGCAGGGTTGCTCCTTACTCCCTAAGTCAAATCCACATCCCTCCAGGCTGCACCCTGTGGAATTAGGTGTAGGAGAAACAATAAAGGTCCTGCTGGACGGCCATGAGCAGTCCTGGGGCTCCCCGGAAACCCCCAAGCCGCGAAGAGAAGGCCACACTGGGGATGTCAGCCTTggaggtggggtgtggggagggtatGGTTCTGAGCAGGCAGGCGTCCTGGAAGCTCCAGATTCTCGTGTAGCAGTCCTGGCCCACTAAGGAAGAGGGAAGACACAGGGCAGGTTAGTGAGAACACACAGGAGGGCTCGTATACATGTGGACGTGGCTTCTCATGATTCCCCTAGATGGGGCTCCACTGGAGCCAGAACACAAACTCCAGTGGAAATTATTTCTGCTGATAGTATGTACTTCTTGAAAATCAAAGTTACAGGTCTCCCTAGTGCTCCAGAATCACAACTAGTTGCAGGTATTCCAAGTGACAAGATGCACCAGCTGGCTTGTGACACCTTGGCTGGTGTCACCAGGCATCCTGGCTAACAAGTGGCCGCTCTGCTTCTCTTGTGTCAAGGGCTGCTCAAGGGGGAGCCCAGCCCCCTGGTCTAGTGACATGCAACTGATTTCCTATTTGTGAAAGAGTAACCAGGGAAGATCTCTTCACTTCAGTATATCCTGGGGACACACCAGGTGACAACTCTCACCAGAGCTGTTTCTGGTTTAATGGCTCAGTTCCTAAGACCAGATAAGTCTTTGGGGACTTCCTGTGAGGAATGTGGCACCGAACAGCCATTGGCTGCAGCAGCCCAGATACAATACTGGAGATCTCAGAGGACAGGAGGACAGACTTCACGGTCTCACGGACTTCACTCCCTCGGCTGTGATGGTTCAGGCTGCGTGGCTCTCTGAGGACTGCACTAGCCCACCATGCACGTCTGCCTCTCAGTGGGCTCCTCTCTTTCCTGTTATCCAGAGCACAGCGGCTCTTCTAGATGGAATCTAGGCTTAAACAGGAAGCTGCTGCTGGGGATGGAGAGTAGTAAACAGCCTGAGAAAGTTCTGACAAAATGATGCTTTGGCACAAAAAAAGAATCACCGAGAACAAGTACATTCTGTAGGCCTATCTGTGAATCTGAGGACATGTCAAGACCAAGAACGTATTCCTTAAGTCAAGGGCTTACTATCGCATGTGTAAACCATGGAACTTTCATGCTGTCAAAATATTCTGTTGCCCCAGAAACAGCAAAATCTGTGATCAACTTGTAGCCTTTTTCAAGGGGGTTTAGTGGCTCTACACCCCTGCTCGTATTTGCAGCTATGGATGCCCAGGGATGGTGGTAAGGGGACCAGGAACCAGTTCCATTACAAggactttaatttcttttctcagcATCCTCTGCTGGAAAGTGAGCACAAAGAACAGGGAGGCCAAGCTTTTAAACAGGATGGGTAAGGGTCACACTGAATGCTGACCAGGTGAACACCCAGGTCTCCCAAGCTGCTGTTTTACTGCACATAATGTGCCTGTCACTGAGGTGATGTTCTCCCACTTATGTGAGGACAAAGGGCGGTCCCAACTGGCGGCTGCTTACTGATGTCCTATTCTACGTCCCATCTAGTGTCTCCGACCAACAGTCCACAGTCCCATGTATGCGGCTCTGATCTGGAgtagcttctccctctgccattttaTTTGGTGGGACAGAcacacctccccttccccaggtACCTGCTACCACAATTCCTTCTTCCTCGTGCACGTGCAGGGGCAGGTAGGCGTGCTCGTTCACATGGCCTTCGTACTGCCTTATACACTTAGTGGTCCTCAGGTCCCACAGCTTGATCTGTAGAAAGCACAAGGGGCCATTACCGAGGGTCCGGCAGGTACACTAGTGAACCCAGGAAGGGCAAGGCAGGTCTCCAAACACCTCCTAGGCTTAggaaaatctaaatttaaaaagcaccAAAACCAGTTTCATGTTGGTCTAGATCAGGCTGGGCTCCCAGTGCGCAGCAAAGCAACTGCCCTACACAGCTCACCACTCTCCTGGTCTCCAGCTGCCCTTCCCCTGCTATTGTCTGGCAGAAGGCTCTCTCCCTCTCggtcttaaaagattttattttaaagtaatctctacacccaacatggggcttgagctcatgaccctgagaccaagagtcacatgctcatccgaataagccagccaggcgccccaacacgaGGGTCTTCTCTGAAGAGCCCTTCACCTGGCAGAGCTCTATAGGCCAGTGGCCAGTCATCAGTGCTACCCTACCGTTCCTGCCATGTCGGATGCCATCAGGTTTTGCTCTTCTTGGAGGATTTGCACAGAGGTCACTGCTGAGTCATGGAAAAGGCGGGTGGCCTTCCAGCCCTTGCCCTGATTTCGACAACGTAGATCTATGGCAAAGATCTCCCCAGAACGACAGCCATTAAACAGCAAAGGAGCCTATGGAAAGACAGAATGGTTCGTACCACCTCCTCTAAGGCTGGGAAGGGTGCACCCTCCAGAACACAACTCCTGCCTTGCctcacctctcccagcccctgggttACAGCTGTGGGTGATGGTGTGGTCAGGCTCTGAGCCTTGGTGGAGCTGGAAGGGTTCCTTGAGAAACGGTCAAAGAACTGGACCCCAGGTGTCTTCCAGTGTCCTCCCCCCCGCTGCACTGGCCCCTTAGGCCGCCCTCTGTGAAGCTCAAGTGATGGTGCCTTATGTCTACCAAGATCCTTTGTGAGAAGCCAGGGGGAGTATGGAGTAGGAGAGATCAGAGATCCAGGTACGGCCTGCAGTCCCAAACAGGGCAGACGGCTGAAGAACCCGCAGAGTGCACCGTGTTTACTGCAGAAAGCAGGTCGGCACACTCTCCTCCGCACTTTTAAAGAAAGATGGCATTTTCAGTGAGCAAGCCTCTGAAATGCAGTATTGACTAGAAGTtcgatttttaaatttataaaatatgtaatttgaaaACTGTGTATGCTAGTATTATGAATTGGGACTTAACTTAAAggtcaaaaaaaaattacttgtccTGCCGGCTAATCCAAGTACTCAAGAACGGCTAACAATTCATTTAAATAGGAAGTTGCTTAAAGCCAGTTTGGCCAGGCCTTTCTGAATCACCCAACTTTCGTCCAGTGCAGATATAATCGCCAAGTAACCTGCTAATCCTTTCTGATGCCCTCCTTTTTCCCCCTGAAAAAGAGAGACAACCGGATGCCACACAGAGGAATCCAGTTTCAATCCAGCAAAATTTCCACCCTTGGGATACTTTACatcgctcccctcccccaatccaaCCAACCATGAGAGCAAACTGCTGGGCCAAGACATCACTGCTGGTCCCAAAGGATTGCCGGTGGCCCGTCACCACGTTGGTCACTAGGACCCGCCGAGACAAGcctgacagagacagagatggggcagagagacaagcatCACTCAGTCTGGACCGGGGGTTTGAAGTCCATGAAAGTCTTTCCTCTGGGGACCTGTGGGGGCAGCCGCGGCTCACCTGTGCTGAAGCAGTTGTTCGCCTGAATGTTGAGGGACCACGCGCAGGACCAGGCCCCAGGGATCCGGAAACTGCAGAGCATGCCAGGCCGGTCTCCTGCTGAGGGCAACAGTGAATATAAAAGGTGGCTGCTCTCGAGGGACCTTCCCTCCGTGCTGCCAGGCCAGTGACCACCCGGTCTGGGAAACCTCCCGGAAGGTTGCTGTGAGATCTGTACCTTGGCCCCATTCTGGCTTTTATGGTAACAGAGAAGAGACActcagctggggcacctggctcaaAAGGGGTTATTCTGAGAACAGCACGTGACTCTTTCCTGACTTCCCAGTAGCAGTGTTAGAACTACTACCGTCAGGGAGGCAGTGTGGTGTCTTTGCAAGAGGGTTTCAGTCCCACATCACACTATTAGATGTGTGATCtcaagcaaaacattttttaaaataagtcttttaatTAATAATACATAAAGGGCACACACCCCAAATATAGAGTGCGAGTTATCACAAAGTAAATAGCCCGTGACCATCACTCAGGTTAAGAAGCAAAACATTCCAGTACCCTGATACCCCTCCCAATTACGACCTCCCCACTCTTGCCTAGAGGGAACCACTATCCTGACTTGGGACACCGCTGATCACTTTTGTAAGGCAGGTTCTGAACCTCTCTttgcctcagcttccttatctgtaaaaatggTGATACCCACACTCCTGCCACATATGCTTGCTCACGAAGAAATGTCAGGCCCCAGGCTGAGTGTGCATTACTCCTTTAATCCTCCATGGAAGGTGGGAGTTCTTTTCACAGGATGTAAGCAGCCTGTTCACGCTGGTAAGGGGCAGAGCCGGGATTTGGGCCAGGTCTGCCTGAAGGCCTGCTCTCTTAGAGGCTTGACCCTTATCTAATGGATCCTAAGTCTCTGAAAGACTGCAAACTTTATACCCAGAATGCTGCGAGGAAGAGTCAGACTGCGCTCAGGCCCACACATTGTGAGCATCGCCAGCAGCAGGCGCCAGGCTTTTCTGCACCATCTGTACGGGCAGCCCAAATAAATACTCTGCTCTCTTGTACTGTTAACTGTTCTGGCTGCTGAGGTGACCCGAAAGGAGGGGTGTGTAAAGACGTACACACTTCTGGTACAAATCCTGGGTCAGGTTTCAGGAATTCTCCTACAAGTGCTGCTGCAGGCTGGCTTGGGCTCGTCCAGCCCGTGGTCCCACCCCTCCTGTCTGAGCCTGCACCACGGAGTCTATACCGTTGTGGGCTGCAGCTCCTGGGAGGCAGGGACCGAGACCTCCCTCGGAGCGCCTCCTCCTCTGAAGGGAAAGGACCCGGTACCTGGATGACTACTGACGAACAGCGACGCGGGGAGCAGGGTGGCACAGCCTGGGGTCTCTGCAATTCCCATGAGGCACAGCCTGGAAAAGCTGTTAAGGACAGTCAAGTACAAGGGTCTCCTCTGGGAAGAGAGTGGGCATTAGTACCCTTCAAGAAACTGTAACACCATGAGCCAGATTTATCACGTTTACATATTCCATATTtagtttcagattttttaaaaggaaaaaagtatcaCAGACACATTTGAAAGCCTCCCTGACGCCTCCCCAGTCcaattcttccttctcccctacCCAGAATCACATTCTAAAACTGGTCTCAGTTCTGGGCCATGCTCTATTCTTCTACAACTGTTCATTTCCACTGTCTTCTAGATCCATCCGTGTTGATTTTGTAGCTCCAATCTCTTCGCTTTCGTGGTGGACCACGCCTTTGTATGAATATACAACTCATCTGTCTTGTCTCCTGCTGATGGGCACTTACGTTGTTCTGGTTTTTTTTGCTCTGCTGCTGGAACAAGCAGCCCCTCCTGGTTTCCTGCCTCGTACTCCATGTGTGGAAGGCTGCTAATTTAAGGCAGTGTTTTCTTGAACCCATGATATGAGTTTCATTTTATGCTACCACACACTACATACACACAAAGAACTGAAAAGGGTCATAAAATATTTGCTCTTACTAAATATGGGACTCATTATTTTCTagtctatttcattaaaaaagaatgccGCTCACAAATGGACCTAACAGCACATGGATGGAGGTCATGCCGTGTAGTCTGCAAACAGCCTGCTTCGTGCTCATCTGAGCGGGTGTAAACTGACATGCCATCATTTTAGCTTTAGCCTCCCGACCATAGCCGGGGGTGCCAACAGATCGGATCACGGTCACCTGGGTTTCCTTTTCCCTGAACCGCCTCTGTCTGTGCCTCACCCACGTGTCTACTGGGCTGTCTTCCGACTGatctgcttcctctcccttcaCAGCCAAACTTCTCTCAGAGGAGTCTGTGTTTCTCTCACTCCCTTGTCTTCCTTTTACTCTTCAGCCCACTGAAACCCAGGTCCGACACCCACCTCCCCGTGAAATATCCTCCCCGAGGTCTCCGGTCTTGACTGTGGCCACATAGTACCATTTCCAATGACATGCTTGCTGGTGGCCTCCAGACCACCCTCTGGGAGTCTCCCCCTTCGGACTTCCGATCACCTACATTGCCTGGCCTAGACCCTGAGCCTCTTCTCCATCTCTGCCCAGCCACCACACCCTCTCCCCGGCCCACAGTCTTGCAgcagcgccccccgccccccgaggtCTCACCCTTTGCCAGCCTCTCATAAGATACACCTCCAGGGCCATAGTCCTCCAGAACATCCCAGCACCGGGGACCTCACCTTGCCAGAGACCTCGTGGATACTAGACCACTTACTGCTGCCCCAAGTGCCAAGCTCCCTCCtgtctcttccttctgctgggaGCTCCGTCCCCTCCTTCCCATGCAGGAGTCACCTCCAGGAAGGCCACCCCAGTCCCTCCATCCCGCTAGCATCCAACTGCCCTGCGAACATCACTGCAGAGACTGAGCGCCCGCTGCGCTGCCCTCTCCAGCACACGCACAGGGACTGCATCTGCTCAGTGGACTTTGCTGGAACGAACACACACGCCTCACTGAAAACAGTAAACATCTGCAAAGCAATCAGGCAACATTCCTGATCGTCTGAATGTGTGACGTGTGCATGTCACGCTGCCTTGGGCGGTAGGCCCCGTGTTAAGTATCTCTAGTTAGAGAGCCTGCCGAAGCTATAAACGATAGCCCTGCAGCTGGGCAGCCCAAGTCCTTCCTAAAGCAACCTCTTTTGCTTCTGTGTTTGGAGGGCGAGGATGTGGGAAGGGAGTCCCTACCCAGGTGTACTTTTAGTTACTAGGACTAAGATCCAAATTACCCTTAAGCTTCATGTGATACGAATGGGCCAGTATCAGATTCAGTCCTTTCAGAGGCCACAGGTGTTGAAGAGCCCAGGAAGGGAGCTGCAGTCTAACCTCTCCCCATTCTGTGGGGGGAAATGCAGAGGACTGGGCCCAACAAGGTGCCATTTTGGTAAAGGGAGAAGGTTCCATGACCTTCAGCAGAAGCAGCAGGTGCAGAGAAGCCTGAAGATTACCTGAAATGACCACCAGAGGGCAAGAGGCTGATGAAGCTACCATCGACCACGCTCTTTAAACCCAGTTATACGGATTTTTATTCTCTCCTTAGTGTAAGAAGAGAAACCTGGGAAAATGTCATCCTGTCTTAAGATCAGAAATGAGAGCAAGGCTCCGGTTTTCTCTCCTTTAAGATCTGGTCTCTTCTGTCCTCTGGTAAGATCACCACAGTAACAGGTGGTCCTGTCCCCCACAGAATCCCACCAAATGAAAGCCACATAAAATGTTCAATTTACAGGCCACACAcagttttgtgtttgtcttaTGTAAAATTTATAACCAGATCTCTAAAGTactttagacttttaaaaatggagtgccgtggaacaaattaaaaaaaccccaacaggTTCCAATTCAGCCATCGCGTGTTGAGAACCCAtgatgtgccaagcactgtgctaagtacatTCACAGAGGTCAACTAACGTGAGCCCCGTGACAACTCATGAAGTAGGTGTTAGGTATAACGAGCGGTCAGAGTTTTGAGAACTCATTTATTATGAAACTGAACCATGGACGAGACTCATGAACATGTGGCTTTGGCTCAAACCATATTACTCCCAGAAGCACAGGACAGACAGTTGTCTTGTCCATCATCAACAGCGCCCTGGGATTCCAGAGGAAGGGTCCAGCCAGCCTGACCCTGCACTCCTGTGCTCTTAGTACAAGAGCCCTGATTGTTCTCTGAGAGGGCAGAGACTAGAATGAAGACTGCTCTAAAGAAGGCTGTCTctgggggcgccagggtggctcagtcggttaagcatctgccttcagctcaggtcatgatcccagggtcctaggatcgagctccgcactgggctccctgctcagccaggagcctgtttctcctgccTCTGTCCACCCATCCTCCGTTCAtgccctctcttgctctcaaataaataaataaaattaaaaagaaagaaggctaTGTCTGGCAGGGACCCTAGGCACAGAGCCCACACACTCATGTCCAATGCCAAAGgattcccttttcccctttactGATGCCCACCCTCAGTCTCCCCCCACAACAGGCCTGGCCCACCCTCAGACCAATGTAGCTCTGAGCTCCTCCTCCTTCACCTCAGGAGGATATGGGGTTCCTGCCTAAGGCTTTACTCTTCCTAACAGTGTCCGGCACATAGTAACATCAATGTCACCCTGGGAACTCCGCGACTTCTCTGTGCTCTATGGCAATCCTCATTCTCTACCCGAGCTGCACTATTCTCTCCTAAAGGGTGAGACATGCATACAAAATGGGGCAGACCTCTGGCCACTAAGATGCCACCTCACAAACCCCACAGATGCCCAGCTCCACACCGGGGCATGGCCTGCCCACCAAACCTCTTCATCAGCCAAAAGATACAGAATGTGGGAATCCAGGTGATTCAGCGAGGCCCAGCACACAGAGTTCACCTGGTGAGGAAGCACAAAGCAAGACTGGTTTGACTGCCAACTCatagagagaaagacaaatgctttCCTATGGAATAACTAATGCGGATACAGACACGGGACTTCTTTCTCCAGGTCTTACTTCTTTTAAAGGGGCTAGAACAAGcaccagaacaggcaaatccccTGCTCCATCACATAGGGCCTTGATaggaacagagaggaagcaaCCCCCAGACTTCGGTCCTTTGTCATCAGCATGGACCTCGCAGTGAGACCCCTGGTATACTCTCTGGTTTGGGGCTGGAGTCTCCGCAGTAGCAGGGGACAAACGTAACCCTGAAAGGCATACTGGATTCTCACTTCACCCAGAAACCATTTTCAGCCTGTAGCCATCTTGTGGCTCAGGTCACCGCTTCTTCACGTGCATTCATCACCCCAGGGGAATTTAAAGGCGGCTCCCTAGACAGCAAGCTGTGCTGTATTGTAATCTCTTTATTTACGTAACCTCTGTGTAGGCCAAAGACTGAGCGACTGATGCACTGTAGGACTCCCCGCTCGGGCTGCCTCAGTCCACAGCCCAGGAACTCTGTGCTTGGCAAGGGCTGCTTCGGGTCACCTTGATCCTCCTGGAGGGAAGCTCTGTACAACCAGTTAAAGGAGCCCTTCAAGCCTAAAGAagtttcatgtcttctcccaACTATCGACACTTACTTCTCTTCCAAGAAAAGAAACTCCTGAGgcctctttcttcccctatggGTTCTCAAGATCTACGACTCCATTTTCCCTGGGGAAAATAGGTACTCAAGCCCCCCCACTTCTTCACAAAGTTCTCTCGTCTCCTCTGAATTGGGCCAACTACAGCAGGGCCCTTGGATCCAAAGTGCAAAGGGGGCTGCAAGGCTAATTAATGGGAAAGACAACATACTTTCCGGTTGGTGAAGTAGAGGTTTTCGTGCATATGCACCTTGAGCGAGGGGGCCTTCAGACCTCGCAGGCTGATGATGCCATACTTGGAGCCTCCGACTTTGACATCATTTACCGTGAAGAGCCGGTCACTGTTGGTATCCGCCTGGAGGGGAAAAGAGACTATAGGTCAACTTCTGGCTGAGCCAGGCGAGCTGCCCAAGACCATCTGCCCATCTCTCTAGGATCCCATGCTCTGTGCATTTTCCCCTGGTGAGTGCCCACCCACGAGAGAGCATGGAGCATGGAAATAACCTAACTTGCCCCTACTCAGCCCAGCCGTCAATGGGCAATGCTGACAGCTATGTGGTCTCACAATCAGGAGGAGGCCTAAGGGCAGTGAGAGGGCACTGTCAGGAGGTCTGAGGTCCATCTGTACCGTGACTCCACTCAGAATTGTGTTTGGAAGTCTCAAAGTCCACCCAGGTGAACTGTTTACATGGGCCACATGGTGACATGTAGCCATCATGAAAGCCACATACAATGTGAAAAATGCTAGTTATACCCCTGTGAAGGGGTAAAAGGAGGATACAAAATTGGATTCCCATTACATAGGCACTTTTCTCCccaccaagttaaaaaaaaaaaaaaaaaaaagcaagcccactgcactgaaaaaaaaaattacaatagaaaAGACTGCATTGGGATGTgagttattttttctcatttaaaaaatgcggttaataattacttcaaaacaaaaatcccacatatttatgtgttttagatatatttataaatacacgtacacacatacatggATTTGGATGCTAGTGAAAATGTATTCACTTTGCAAGTTTACTCAGAAAGCATGTTTCCTGAAGAATCATCACAGTGACTAGAATCCGATTGGAAAAACTGATCTCTAGGTGGCAAAGCACCCTTCCCAAAACTCTAGTCCACACAGCCAGCCAGTCATCTCTAACTTGGGTGACTGGGAAGATCTCTGCGCCAGTGTGAGGCTTGTGTGAGAGGAAGCACGAGGACTGCGGGCTTGGGCCATCCTACGCAGCACGTGCGTCCCCACCCAGTTTTACCCAGGAACCCCAGGGAAGCGGCTCCGGAGGGGAATGCACCGCAAGAAAGTATTCTACAGATTCAGGTCCAACTGTAGCCCCAGACCCTTGGGGAAGTAAAGCCACAGGAGAGAATGGGCGTCGTGGAATGCCCCTCATGTAAGGGTTCTCCTGTTGAGGTCTCCTGGGGCAAGACCTCAAGGGTCAGCTCTGCGGCTTCAGATTCCAGTCCTGTCCAGCAGGCTGAGGCTCTCCATTTTGTATCCTCTCATTCTCCTCAGCCTTCCCCTGGCCTCCAGGAGGGACAGGGCTTGCAGGGCAGACCATGATCTCCTGTAGCCTCAAGCTTCTGGTCTAACTCGGCAGACCCTGGGGTCCTCTGCCAACATTTCTCTGAACCCTGGGTTCAGGCAGTTGGCTCTGGCTTTAGCCTTGGCTTCCAGCCCAGGTCTAACCTATCGCAGAGAAGACTCCCTGCTCCCTGTAAGTGATGTGATAAAGGAGTGCTGGAAGTGCAGGCCCAGGACTCCAGGCCTGCAGGCCCCTGCCACTCAGGTCAGAGCCAGCAAGCGAGGGAGTAACACATGGTTGCTACTGAAGGACACTGGAGCTCTAGGTGTGGCCACCAGACACTGCCCCAGAATAGGAAGGATTAGAAGCCCCTGGTCCACTGTGTGCCTTTTAGTCTGTACCCAGCACACCCAAGGGGAAATTACTGTGTGCTAGTTCTCAGTCAGTGTGTGGTGGGCCCAGGCTCCCAGACTAAATGACAGAGCTGTAGTGGGGGTAAGCATGGTCAGCACGGCCTGCCCTGTCAGCGGGCAGCCAGCAGGCACACGTTAGAACCGTAAAACCAAGGGGACACCACCCGCTTTCACGGCACTGGCTTCCACATAACTAGGCCTGATGAAAGCCAAGGTTAAGCCACGCAGTGTCAGGGGATAAAAGCTATACCTCTGACACCCACAGGGagctccctcccactcaccagtaTGAGGTTAAATCGGTCGCTTGCCAAAGCGGAGGGATCCGAGCTCTGAATCTGGACCTTTTTCCTCTGCATGCAGCTCACTCGCAGCTCATGAGCTAAactgcagagggaaagaggggtgggaagggcatGGACACTGTGCCTAGACACCCGTGAAGCAGACTCGGAGGCTCTGCCCTGGCCCACCCCCTGGAGACCACCGCCCCTAGTCAGCCATCTCTCCTCCCAAGTAATTCTCGGCAATGGAGCTGAGCAGGATCCCAAAGAATCTCACTTATTGAACTCTTGAGAAATGGTGGCCCACTCACAGGGTCAAAGAAAGTTAGAACTAGACAAATTTGTTTTTGGATCATCTAGTACAACTCTTTCTCGAGATGAACGTGCCTGAGAAATGGAACAGCATGCCGAAGAGCGCCCAATGAGAAAGAGCCAGATATGGAGACCCTTCCTTCTCCACATCACGGCCACCACCCCACGAAGAACAGAGCAGGTTTTAAGGGGACAAGAGATCTAACTAGACCTTAACTCTTTGCCTTCTCAGGAGGGGAATACAGGAGAGGCCTGCCCTCCCTACCCTGGCGGGGAACCCTTGCGTGGCTGGCCTTCCCCAAAGGGGGCGCCGCTCCAAGATAAGTGCTGTGCCCCATGTGATGTTTCTTCAGAGGCCCGTGcacagcaggaggcagggctcAGGAGCTCAGGCATTGAAGCCACAGGGATCCCGTCCTTTCTAGCTTTACTTTGAGCCA contains these protein-coding regions:
- the DCAF4 gene encoding DDB1- and CUL4-associated factor 4 isoform X1: MAPWGSRLTVWSKQTEDLVTECTKCLAAEMHKNSWQNRRRGRRSHQQNPWFRQQGSEERGNSVAQQSSQDSGHVGDDEAPSTSSGTAGSSSVPDLPGYYFDPEKKRYFRLLPGHNNCNPLTKEGIRQKEMESKRLQLLEEEDKQKKKIARMGFNASSLLQKSKLGFLNVTSYCRLAHELRVSCMQRKKVQIQSSDPSALASDRFNLILADTNSDRLFTVNDVKVGGSKYGIISLRGLKAPSLKVHMHENLYFTNRKVNSVCWASLNHLDSHILLCLMGIAETPGCATLLPASLFVSSHPAGDRPGMLCSFRIPGAWSCAWSLNIQANNCFSTGLSRRVLVTNVVTGHRQSFGTSSDVLAQQFALMAPLLFNGCRSGEIFAIDLRCRNQGKGWKATRLFHDSAVTSVQILQEEQNLMASDMAGTIKLWDLRTTKCIRQYEGHVNEHAYLPLHVHEEEGIVVAVGQDCYTRIWSFQDACLLRTIPSPHPTSKADIPSVAFSSRLGGFRGAPGLLMAVQQDLYCFSYT
- the DCAF4 gene encoding DDB1- and CUL4-associated factor 4 isoform X4, which codes for MHKNSWQNRRRGRRSHQQNPWFRQQGSEERGNSVAQQSSQDSGHVGDDEAPSTSSGTAGSSSVPDLPGYYFDPEKKRYFRLLPGHNNCNPLTKEGIRQKEMESKRLQLLEEEDKQKKKIARMGFNASSLLQKSKLGFLNVTSYCRLAHELRVSCMQRKKVQIQSSDPSALASDRFNLILADTNSDRLFTVNDVKVGGSKYGIISLRGLKAPSLKVHMHENLYFTNRKVNSVCWASLNHLDSHILLCLMGIAETPGCATLLPASLFVSSHPGDRPGMLCSFRIPGAWSCAWSLNIQANNCFSTGLSRRVLVTNVVTGHRQSFGTSSDVLAQQFALMAPLLFNGCRSGEIFAIDLRCRNQGKGWKATRLFHDSAVTSVQILQEEQNLMASDMAGTIKLWDLRTTKCIRQYEGHVNEHAYLPLHVHEEEGIVVAVGQDCYTRIWSFQDACLLRTIPSPHPTSKADIPSVAFSSRLGGFRGAPGLLMAVQQDLYCFSYT
- the DCAF4 gene encoding DDB1- and CUL4-associated factor 4 isoform X3, giving the protein MHKNSWQNRRRGRRSHQQNPWFRQQGSEERGNSVAQQSSQDSGHVGDDEAPSTSSGTAGSSSVPDLPGYYFDPEKKRYFRLLPGHNNCNPLTKEGIRQKEMESKRLQLLEEEDKQKKKIARMGFNASSLLQKSKLGFLNVTSYCRLAHELRVSCMQRKKVQIQSSDPSALASDRFNLILADTNSDRLFTVNDVKVGGSKYGIISLRGLKAPSLKVHMHENLYFTNRKVNSVCWASLNHLDSHILLCLMGIAETPGCATLLPASLFVSSHPAGDRPGMLCSFRIPGAWSCAWSLNIQANNCFSTGLSRRVLVTNVVTGHRQSFGTSSDVLAQQFALMAPLLFNGCRSGEIFAIDLRCRNQGKGWKATRLFHDSAVTSVQILQEEQNLMASDMAGTIKLWDLRTTKCIRQYEGHVNEHAYLPLHVHEEEGIVVAVGQDCYTRIWSFQDACLLRTIPSPHPTSKADIPSVAFSSRLGGFRGAPGLLMAVQQDLYCFSYT
- the DCAF4 gene encoding DDB1- and CUL4-associated factor 4 isoform X2, coding for MAPWGSRLTVWSKQTEDLVTECTKCLAAEMHKNSWQNRRRGRRSHQQNPWFRQQGSEERGNSVAQQSSQDSGHVGDDEAPSTSSGTAGSSSVPDLPGYYFDPEKKRYFRLLPGHNNCNPLTKEGIRQKEMESKRLQLLEEEDKQKKKIARMGFNASSLLQKSKLGFLNVTSYCRLAHELRVSCMQRKKVQIQSSDPSALASDRFNLILADTNSDRLFTVNDVKVGGSKYGIISLRGLKAPSLKVHMHENLYFTNRKVNSVCWASLNHLDSHILLCLMGIAETPGCATLLPASLFVSSHPGDRPGMLCSFRIPGAWSCAWSLNIQANNCFSTGLSRRVLVTNVVTGHRQSFGTSSDVLAQQFALMAPLLFNGCRSGEIFAIDLRCRNQGKGWKATRLFHDSAVTSVQILQEEQNLMASDMAGTIKLWDLRTTKCIRQYEGHVNEHAYLPLHVHEEEGIVVAVGQDCYTRIWSFQDACLLRTIPSPHPTSKADIPSVAFSSRLGGFRGAPGLLMAVQQDLYCFSYT